The genomic interval ACCATGAGGCTCGGGCGATTCTTCTAGAAGAAGGATGGATACCTTCTAGTCACAGACACACTTACTACCAAGAAGAAATACGTCTCCAGTATGGAAATAGCAAAAGATTTTGGGATTTAGGTTATTGGGAAATTGTGACTTGTTCTGGAACCGGAGAAGGATTCTGCAGTTTTGAGTTCTCGGATCCTAGCGGTCGTAGGCTAGTTATCACCACGGCAGGCATGGAAGAGCCTAGTATTCCAGCACAAGCAGGAGTTGTGGGTGTTTCTTTAGTTTCTGAGTCTGAGTAAGATGTGTAAGGATTTTTGGAAACCTTGAAGAGCATGATCTTCTAAAACTTCATGTTTTATATGTTCGATAAAAGGCAGTTGTAGAGTAGAGGAACTGTTCAACTGATCACGTATAGCTAAGTTTTGGGCGATCGCTCCCTACTGACGTACCATTGAGATTTTGCTGGACAACCCAATACACCATCCCAGTCTATGAACTCATGGAATGATGCCCCCTTGAGCAACCGCTGGATTTTGTTCTGCTACCAAGCGGTGTACTCAACCTCTTCCCAAAAAATAGAGTGTGTCAAATAGCAAGAGTGCCTGGATGGTGCTATGCTGACACAGATCAAGAAGTCTTTGAAATTTGAAGTAAAAATTTTTCCATGCTTAAAGCTACAGCTTTGGGGCTGCAATAATTTTGCCACCAATCCAGAGCTTTATGATGAAGATCGAGCAAGCGCTTTTCATCGGATAACAAGTCCTCAATCACCGCTGGCAAATCATTCCAGTTGGCGAGATAAATTGCTGGAGAATCTTCATAGAACCAATGATTAGGAACAGGTTCGGAAATTAAGACACATCCGTAACGAAGTGATTCAAAGTACCGAAACGTTTCTAACGATGTTCCACGCGGGGCAAGACATATCTTAGCATTCATTAGCTTTTCGGAATAATCTAGAAGCTCCGAAGATTCATCCGCGTGGGGGAAACGAGCAGTTTGAGAAACATCAATAGTATAATTCTCAGGGTTATCCCATTGAGAAATACACGAGATCATTGAAAGCCGCGATATAGTTTTAGGGCTTCTAACGAGTCCTTTGAGCTTAGCAAGTAACGTTGCTTTGGATGAATTTTTAATACTTCCAGCAAAGAAAACATCGCATGTTCTCTCGGACATGGCTTTAACAGGTAGATCGAGTTGCCGATAGTAGCCCAGGGGAATTGGGTAGACATTGCGTTTTGAAACACGCCGCCTCATTACATTGTTGCAGGCAATTCTAAGGTGCTGGAACAGTATGACTGAGTTAAGATAGAGGTCTGTTTTATGAAAAGAAAGATTTAGGTTTGAACCATAGCACTTGAATACAGCTAACACGCTTGGTGCATAACTAGGTACTCGGCACCATTCATCTCCCAACGAAAAAACAATCATCTTTTTTAATGTGCTCGAACAGACGTCTGGAAGTTGATCGACTCTGCGAGTGATCAGAAAATGATACGATCTATAATCTGTATTCAACGCAATAAATGAGTTAATAATGTTGTGAAAGTAGATCAAGTTAAAATCTAACGTATGTGGAGAGGTTTCTATAACCGTTGTCAGAGGAGAAACTTCGCCACTTGGCAAGTGAACGTGAATGTTACTGGCTGTGTCAACGTTGGTATCCATCAATAACCTCCTGGTATAGCAATTAGGTTTGATGTGTGAAAAGTATGCTGAATCACGATAGGAATGTCTACTAACGAACCGGGAGTGAGATGCCCACACTTGCTACTTCATTCAAATCAAGGTAGTGTGAGCATCTTGCGCCCATTTCGATTTCATATCGTCATGCAGCACCGCCAAATTTGGCTAACCAGACATTTTCTGCAACAGGGCCACCATTTCTTCACCGACCCCTTGAGCAGAAGCTGGATTTTGCCCTGTCACCAAGCGATCGCTCACTAGCTTAGATGTATTGAACTAGATACTGTTGGGTTGTGCAGGGCCTGTCTTAACCTGTAGATGACCTGCAAGGATTAAGATTTAGGCGATCGCCCCTTGGTAACTTGGTATAACCCGACGATTAATGCCACGCCGACAGCCGCACCACCGAGGTGGGCGATGCGATTCACCCCATCTTGGGCATTGAGGTTTTGTACCTGACTCACCACCTGGCTGATGACAAACTGTCCAAGAATTAAGACCTCAATAATTCTGCGCCAGCTCCAGCTTATCTTGACTAGTACACTGATCGCGAATAAGCCAAAGACTGCCCCTGATGCGCCTAGGGATACTACATTGGATGGTAATAATAGCCAGCTCAGTAGGTTGGCACCGAGTCCTGTGATCAAATAACTGGCAACGATTCCCAAAACACCCTCTTCTTCCTCAACAATTTTGCCGAAGACATAGAGGGAAAACATATTGCCCGACAGGTGTGCCCAGTTGGCATGGCAGAACATGGACGTAATGAACTGGAACCATGCGGGATTACTGTGGTTTAGGTACAGAAACTGGAGAGGTAGTCCCAGAAGGTTAATCAACACAAACAGCGCCAAGTTGATGCCCAACAGGACAAAGACGCCGTTATAGACCTGCTGTTCGGGGCGGGATGGTTTAGCGGGGGTGTCGATCATAGCAATCCTCAGGGGGTTGTTGGTTGAAACCAGATGACTAGGGCATCGGCGAGGGCGATCGCTAGCTCTTGCTGGGCGGCTGGATCGATAATCCATTCAAACTCATAGGGATTAATCATAAACCCTAGTTCGAGTAAGACCGATGGGGTTACGGTAGGACGGGTGAGAGCTAAGTTATTCCAGAACACACCGTAGGAGGGGCGATCGAGGGCTTCTGCCAGATAATCGTGGAGGAACACCGATAGGTCGTGGGCTTGGGCGTGATACCAGAAGGTGCCGATGCCCGCCGTATTCAGCGCATCTCCCGCATCAGGTAAGGCGTTGTAGTGTAAGCTGAGGGCGATCGCTGGCTCTTGGGCAAGAATTTGATCGACGCGATCCTGAGGGAACAGATCATCATCCCCTTCCCGAGTCATGAGCACCGTTGCGCCCCTTGCTTCTAACTCATCTCGTACCAGTTGAGATATGATCAGCGCCACATCTTTCTCAGGATAGCCGGTCGGCCCCCTTGCTCCTAAATCCTCGTCGCTGCCGTGGCCAGGGTCAAGTAAGATCGATATGCCAGCTAGGGGGCGATCGCTGGTTGCTTGGCTACGATCGGGAGGATGGCGCAGAGATAAGACAAGGCTGCTGCCCTGATACTCTAGCTTATAGCCCCAGGATTGATCAGATTTGAGGGTGAAGGTATAGTCCACCTGACCGGGCTGGGTTTGATACCAATCAAGCCGTTCCACCACCGGATCATCGTCGAGATAAATCGTATCGGTTTGAGCGGTGGTGTGGTGTAGGGTGAGGGTCAAGGTGCGATCGCTCTGCTGTACCGTGACCGGCACGGGTACCTCCAACGGAAAAATGACCTCCGTCCAGCCGTCGAGCGATCGCGACTGGAGACCACGAATCTGCGATCGCACCGGCCCAGCACTAGGACGAATGACCACGTCGCTGTCCCGAATCCAAGCGCCATACTCCAATCGCGCCCAGTCTCCCTGCCGTCCGGTCACTACCGATTGGCTGCCGCGCGGCAACGGGGTTAGGCGAGAATAATTGGTGCTGGGGCCAGTGCGGGCGGTGCCAGAATCAACGATGACCTCCGCGATGTTAAACGAGGTTGGCGCTAGGCTAGTAATCTGCCCCGCTGCTGCCTCCGTATGTATCTCATCTCCCTGAACAATCTCATAGGTGGGCGCACCTAGGGCACCGGGAGCTGGCATGGTTGTACAGCCCCGATGGGCGATCGCTTCTTGGTGGGGCAGGGGTTGGGTGTCGCCGGTCAGCACTGCGAAATTGGAGGGTAGGGTCACCCCATCGCTCAGGGGCTGGAGGGCAATGGACTGCCCTGCCCAGTCTACCGACACCCTGCTGGTACGAGCAGCGATCGCTTCAAAACACAGGAGTTCCCCCGGCTGTAGGGCCAGATCCGCTGTCGGGGTGAGGGAACCGGGCATCACCAGCTCACCCGCCCCTAGGGTTGGCACCGCCGAGAGACGATGAATGGAAAAGGTGAGGGAGCGATCGCCCTGCTGCAGGGTCACCGTGTTGACGCCTAGCTCTAGGGGAATGGACGGCGCAAAATGGCCAGCGGGGCTCCGTTCCACTACCTCGCCGTTTAGGGTCACCGGTTGATCGGGGTCGGCCGTGCCAATAAAAAAGAGGCGATCGGCGGTTGTCTCGTGGTTTTCCGGGGGATAGACCACGGATAGGGCCCAAGCTGATGGCGTCAGAGCCATACCCACTAAACTAGCGGCGACACTGAATGTAGCAAGGGTGGGGATGTGCATAGACTATTCGTCTCCAGAACTCTCGATTCCAGAACTCTCGATGCTATCAGTGGTTTCACTCAAGCCCGAGGCGTTTGCTCCGCTGAGGTAGGTCACTTGGGTGGGGTAGGCAAATTCAATACCCCGTTTCTCAAAGGCCTGCTTGATCTCTAGGTTAATCGCCTGCTGAGCATCCATATAGGTAGCATAGTCCCCAGTTGTCACGTTATACACCACCTCAAAGTTGAGGCTGAAGTCACCGTAGGAGGCAAAGTGGGCGCGATCGAAGGCGACCTGTTCAACCTGGTCAATAATGGCCTGAATAATGCCTGGAATTTCCTTTAGATGCTCCAACCCGGTTTCATAGGTGACGCCAATGCGAAACACAATGCGGCGGGTGGTCATCCGCTTAAAGTTGCGAATCCGGGATGCCGTCAGGTCAGTATTAGCAATCACCAACTGTTCACCGTCGATGCTGCGCATGCGGGTGGTTTTAATGCCAATATGCTCCACCGTGCCCACGCTGTCGCCCACGATAATAAAGTCCCCCAGTTCGAAGGGCACATCCAGCAGAATCGAAAAGTAGCTAAACAAATCTTGCAGGACACCCTGGGCGGCTAGGGCAACGGCAATGCCCCCAATTCCTAAACCAGCAACGATCGCTGCAATATCAAACCCAAAATTATCCAGCAAAAACACCACGCCTATACCCCAGAGGGCAATACGAATAGCTGGCACGA from Leptolyngbya sp. CCY15150 carries:
- a CDS encoding mechanosensitive ion channel family protein → MLQDILDTTVLNNTVTDYLVAIGTGVLGAIAIKLLQVVVVGRLKEFARRTSTPLDNDLIQLFERFLIPIAFLGVSYLAINVLELHPILAQIVNIIWVVLGTLCAVQLLGALVEYGIRLYAVTRRPSSPAFEASLHALVPAIRIALWGIGVVFLLDNFGFDIAAIVAGLGIGGIAVALAAQGVLQDLFSYFSILLDVPFELGDFIIVGDSVGTVEHIGIKTTRMRSIDGEQLVIANTDLTASRIRNFKRMTTRRIVFRIGVTYETGLEHLKEIPGIIQAIIDQVEQVAFDRAHFASYGDFSLNFEVVYNVTTGDYATYMDAQQAINLEIKQAFEKRGIEFAYPTQVTYLSGANASGLSETTDSIESSGIESSGDE
- a CDS encoding rhomboid family intramembrane serine protease; this translates as MIDTPAKPSRPEQQVYNGVFVLLGINLALFVLINLLGLPLQFLYLNHSNPAWFQFITSMFCHANWAHLSGNMFSLYVFGKIVEEEEGVLGIVASYLITGLGANLLSWLLLPSNVVSLGASGAVFGLFAISVLVKISWSWRRIIEVLILGQFVISQVVSQVQNLNAQDGVNRIAHLGGAAVGVALIVGLYQVTKGRSPKS
- a CDS encoding N-acetylmuramoyl-L-alanine amidase; this translates as MHIPTLATFSVAASLVGMALTPSAWALSVVYPPENHETTADRLFFIGTADPDQPVTLNGEVVERSPAGHFAPSIPLELGVNTVTLQQGDRSLTFSIHRLSAVPTLGAGELVMPGSLTPTADLALQPGELLCFEAIAARTSRVSVDWAGQSIALQPLSDGVTLPSNFAVLTGDTQPLPHQEAIAHRGCTTMPAPGALGAPTYEIVQGDEIHTEAAAGQITSLAPTSFNIAEVIVDSGTARTGPSTNYSRLTPLPRGSQSVVTGRQGDWARLEYGAWIRDSDVVIRPSAGPVRSQIRGLQSRSLDGWTEVIFPLEVPVPVTVQQSDRTLTLTLHHTTAQTDTIYLDDDPVVERLDWYQTQPGQVDYTFTLKSDQSWGYKLEYQGSSLVLSLRHPPDRSQATSDRPLAGISILLDPGHGSDEDLGARGPTGYPEKDVALIISQLVRDELEARGATVLMTREGDDDLFPQDRVDQILAQEPAIALSLHYNALPDAGDALNTAGIGTFWYHAQAHDLSVFLHDYLAEALDRPSYGVFWNNLALTRPTVTPSVLLELGFMINPYEFEWIIDPAAQQELAIALADALVIWFQPTTP